Proteins co-encoded in one Sebastes umbrosus isolate fSebUmb1 chromosome 20, fSebUmb1.pri, whole genome shotgun sequence genomic window:
- the map2k6 gene encoding dual specificity mitogen-activated protein kinase kinase 6, translating into MEGGSEKEGSKVFCASPPPHQSKGEMSQPKGGKRKLKLPKEVFEQPPPAAVPPRDLDSKACVTIGEKNFEVKADDLEQICELGRGAYGVVDKMRHVPSGLIMAVKRIRATVNTQEQKRLLMDLDISMRTVDCYYTVTFYGALFREGDVWICMELMDTSLDKFYKQVIEKGMSIPEDILGKIAVSIVKALEHLHSNLQVIHRDVKPSNVLINTQGQVKMCDFGISGYLVDSVAKTMDAGCKPYMAPERINPETNQKGYSVKSDIWSLGITMIELAILRFPYDSWGTPFQQLKQVVEEPSPQLPADQFSPDFVDFSSLCLKKVSKERPTYTELMQHPFFTSHEAKETDVATFVKVILGD; encoded by the exons gtaaGAGGAAGCTCAAGCTCCCCAAGGAGGTGTTTGAGCAGCCTCCTCCCGCCGCAGT acCCCCCAGAGATTTGGATTCGAAAGCTTGTGTAACCATCGGAGAGAAG AACTTCGAGGTGAAGGCGGATGACCTGGAGCAGATCTGCGAGCTCGGCCGAGGAGCGTACGGCGTGGTGGACAAGATGAGGCACGTGCCCAGCGGCCTGATCATGGCTGTGAAG CGGATTCGGGCCACAGTGAACACTCAGGAGCAGAAGAGGCTGCTGATGGATCTGGACATCTCCATGAGGACCGTGGACTGTTACTACACCGTCACCTTCTACGGAGCGCTGTTCAGAGAG GGCGACGTGTGGATCTGCATGGAGCTGATGGACACCTCCCTCGACAAGTTCTACAAGCAGGTGATCGAGAAGGGCATGAGCATCCCCGAGGACATCCTGGGGAAGATCGCCGTCTCG ATAGTAAAAGCTCTGGAGCATCTGCACAGCAATCTGCAAGTCATCCACAGAG ATGTGAAGCCCTCCAACGTGCTGATCAACACGCAGGGCCAGGTGAAGATGTGCGATTTCGGCATCAGCGGCTACCTGGTCGACTCTGTGGCTAAAACCATGGACGCTGGCTGCAAACCCTACATGGCG CCGGAGAGGATCAACCCCGAGACGAACCAGAAAGGCTACAGCGTCAAGTCTGACATCTGGAGTTTAGGAATCACCATG ATCGAGCTCGCCATCCTGCGCTTCCCGTACGACTCGTGGGGAACGCCGTTCCAGCAGCTGAAGCAGGTGGTGGAAGAACCTTCGCCCCAGCTTCCTGCCGACCAGTTCTCCCCCGACTTCGTGgacttctcctctctgtg CTTaaagaaagtttccaaagagCGGCCGACTTACACAGAACTCATG CAACATCCCTTCTTCACCTCCCACGAGGCCAAAGAAACCGACGTGGCTACCTTTGTGAAAGTCATCTTGGGGGACTGA